One Terriglobia bacterium DNA segment encodes these proteins:
- a CDS encoding PHP domain-containing protein, whose product MRVGVEWRGMSPARLRRGWKRADLHVHTSFSGWGHLRLIGARDCYVTPDAAFEAARARGMHFVCFTDHNTIAGALDFLSRRPDEAHRVIVGEEVDTSIPGSSQRLHVGVLGVDERLHVDIARLRGNVFHLIAELRSRGVFFALNHPFRGSRSVRSARRDLASVLPLVPAIEVCNGSEPASHGRILKEMFASGNFGPKVLVGGSDAHRAQRVGTVHTAAPGRSTSEYLENLKRGICAVGGEPAGLRALLWDVYSIIGSYYGQLLGDLGSKRRRGRHLPGAVALVPAVLAGVPLILTAAQACHREWIARRGRWETLDGSPVGATVVPTPSPPAPRRGRPWRTSWRSRTSRTG is encoded by the coding sequence TTGAGAGTCGGGGTAGAGTGGCGCGGCATGAGCCCCGCTCGGCTCCGACGGGGCTGGAAGCGCGCGGACCTTCACGTTCACACGAGCTTCTCCGGGTGGGGGCACTTGCGGCTCATCGGCGCCAGGGACTGTTACGTGACGCCGGACGCGGCGTTCGAGGCGGCCCGCGCGCGGGGAATGCACTTCGTCTGTTTCACCGATCACAACACGATCGCCGGCGCGCTCGATTTCCTCTCGAGACGCCCGGACGAGGCGCATCGGGTGATCGTCGGCGAGGAGGTGGACACGTCGATTCCGGGGTCCTCGCAGCGCCTTCACGTCGGCGTGCTCGGAGTGGACGAGAGACTCCACGTCGACATCGCACGCCTGCGCGGCAACGTCTTCCACCTGATCGCCGAGCTGCGCTCGCGGGGGGTCTTTTTCGCTCTCAACCATCCGTTCCGCGGGTCCCGCTCGGTTCGTTCCGCGCGCCGCGACCTTGCCAGCGTGCTTCCGCTGGTTCCCGCCATCGAGGTTTGCAACGGATCCGAGCCGGCGAGCCACGGCAGGATCCTGAAGGAGATGTTCGCCTCGGGGAACTTCGGTCCGAAGGTCCTGGTCGGCGGAAGCGACGCGCACCGCGCCCAGCGCGTCGGGACCGTGCACACGGCGGCTCCGGGGCGGTCGACCTCGGAGTATCTCGAGAACCTCAAGCGCGGCATCTGCGCGGTCGGCGGAGAACCGGCCGGTCTCCGGGCTCTCCTGTGGGACGTGTATTCGATCATCGGCAGCTACTATGGGCAGCTGCTCGGGGATCTCGGATCGAAGCGGCGGCGCGGGCGCCATCTTCCCGGCGCGGTGGCGCTCGTCCCGGCCGTTCTGGCGGGTGTGCCCCTGATCCTCACGGCGGCCCAGGCCTGCCACCGGGAGTGGATCGCCCGCCGTGGCCGCTGGGAGACGCTGGACGGCTCCCCCGTCGGCGCGACGGTGGTGCCTACTCCATCGCCGCCAGCACCTCGTCGAGGGAGACCGTGGCGAACGTCGTGGCGTAGTCGGACATCGCGTACGGGATGA
- a CDS encoding glycoside hydrolase family 130 protein → MSAVTVRRSGLVLHPDRTRVLARPLHLASRQRIGKICAQVLALDESEVRALLEAVEAEFGERHIEIREYLRRRFDQVRPWLRAGQKLTVERQLLLGAYFTHEYSLEAAALFNPSIVPHPDQEDLPSGSLRFVLSLRATGEGHISSITFRTGTLDEEGAITVNPPTRYSLEPDQVPNASYEKGLFARKLQELGLVGDFTRRVLEGLGDAFTLDELRAGIRLATEQLGARDQETASVARKTLALAQSNYEVQFAPDSRLSERVLFPVTPSQRNGIEDARFVQFVNDDGTRTYYATYTAYDGKLVLPQFLETPDFRHFKFITLNGPAVRNKGMALFPRKIGGLYAMLGRQDQENLYVMFSDHLHFWQTAQLVLKPTFPWELIQIGNCGSPIETEAGWLVISHGVGPMRKYCIGAFLLDRDDPTRVAGRLREPLIRPSENEREGYVPNVVYSCGSLLRGRQLVIPYAMSDYATTFATVSLDEVLAAME, encoded by the coding sequence ATGAGCGCCGTCACCGTCCGACGGAGCGGCCTCGTCCTCCATCCGGACCGGACGCGGGTGCTGGCCCGGCCGCTCCATCTCGCGAGCCGGCAGCGCATCGGCAAGATCTGCGCCCAGGTCCTGGCCTTGGACGAAAGCGAGGTTCGAGCCCTGCTCGAGGCGGTGGAGGCGGAGTTCGGCGAGCGCCACATAGAGATCCGGGAGTACCTGAGACGGAGGTTCGACCAGGTGCGACCCTGGCTGCGTGCCGGCCAGAAGCTCACGGTCGAGCGGCAGCTGTTGCTCGGCGCGTACTTCACCCACGAGTACTCCCTCGAGGCCGCGGCGCTGTTCAATCCCTCGATCGTTCCGCACCCGGACCAGGAGGACCTCCCGTCCGGCTCGCTGCGCTTCGTCCTGAGCCTGAGGGCGACGGGTGAGGGGCACATCTCGTCGATCACGTTTCGCACGGGCACCCTGGACGAGGAGGGCGCCATCACGGTCAATCCGCCCACCCGTTACAGCCTCGAGCCCGATCAGGTCCCCAACGCGTCCTACGAGAAAGGCCTGTTCGCGCGGAAGCTCCAGGAGCTCGGTCTCGTGGGCGACTTCACCCGGCGGGTCCTCGAAGGCCTGGGGGACGCGTTCACGCTTGACGAGCTCCGCGCCGGCATCCGTCTCGCCACGGAGCAGCTCGGAGCGCGCGACCAGGAGACCGCCTCGGTCGCCCGGAAGACCCTGGCGCTGGCCCAGTCGAACTACGAGGTGCAGTTCGCGCCGGACTCGCGCCTGTCGGAGCGCGTGCTGTTCCCGGTCACGCCGTCGCAGAGGAACGGCATCGAGGACGCGCGTTTTGTGCAGTTCGTGAACGACGACGGCACTCGGACCTACTACGCCACCTACACCGCCTACGACGGCAAGCTGGTCCTGCCGCAATTCCTCGAGACCCCCGACTTCCGCCACTTCAAGTTCATCACGCTGAACGGGCCGGCGGTGCGGAACAAGGGGATGGCGCTCTTTCCGCGGAAGATCGGCGGCCTCTACGCGATGCTGGGACGCCAGGACCAGGAGAACCTCTACGTCATGTTCTCGGACCATCTGCACTTCTGGCAGACGGCGCAGCTCGTCCTGAAGCCGACGTTCCCGTGGGAGCTCATCCAGATCGGCAACTGCGGCTCGCCGATCGAGACCGAGGCCGGCTGGCTCGTGATCAGCCACGGGGTGGGGCCGATGCGGAAGTACTGCATCGGCGCCTTCCTGCTGGACCGCGACGATCCGACCCGGGTCGCCGGCCGCCTGAGGGAACCCCTCATCCGGCCCAGCGAGAACGAGCGCGAAGGGTACGTGCCCAACGTCGTCTATTCGTGCGGCAGCCTCCTGCGCGGGCGGCAGCTCGTCATCCCGTACGCGATGTCCGACTACGCCACGACGTTCGCCACGGTCTCCCTCGACGAGGTGCTGGCGGCGATGGAGTAG
- a CDS encoding glycosyltransferase family 4 protein: protein MSEPAQKSSEIRRIAFLGDYLPRKCGIATFTSDLLTAVAEEHPGSQCFAVPVNDVEGGYDYPEVVRFEIEEQDLPSYQRAADFLNIGNVDIVSVQHEFGIYGGPAGRHLLALLRELRMPVVTTLHTVLSEPNADQRRVMQELIARSTRLVVMAERGRRMLQEVYQAPPAKIDLIPHGIPDIPFVDPNYYKDQFGVEGRTVLLTFGLLSPNKGIEHVLNALPRVLAEFPEVVYVVVGATHPNELREQGEAYRLGLERLAKKNRVDRNVIFYNRFVELEELKEFIGAADLYVTPYLNEAQITSGTLAYAFGAGKAVISTPYWHAAELLADDRGVLVPFGDDEALARAVIGLLREDTRRHAMRKNAYKLGREMVWSNTARLYWRSFELARLQRAALSRKSFATKTLDQQPRDLPEMKLEHLSRMTDSTGMFQHAILTVPNFSEGYCTDDNARAFILAVLLDELEEDSARARTLATTYAAFLNHAFDPATGRFHNHLSFDRRWLDERGSEDCHGRALWALGLGAGRSPYRSFQVMAGQLFAQALPAVTDFTSPRAWAFALLGIHEYLRRMSGDRQVHQIGDALMVRLMELFERSAKPDWPWFEDDLTYDNAKLAHALILSGRASGQQAVFERGLDGLRWLAEVQTSENGHFRPIGSNGFYRRGGPRALFDQQPVEAQAMVSACLEAYRVTSDPWWYEQAHRAFDWFLGWNDLGLELYSPNTGGCRDALHVDRVNGNQGAESTLAFLLSLAEMRIMQNAVTVFNEPAP, encoded by the coding sequence GTGAGCGAACCCGCGCAGAAGAGCTCCGAGATCCGGCGGATCGCCTTCCTCGGCGATTACCTTCCGCGCAAGTGCGGCATCGCGACGTTCACGTCCGACCTGCTCACGGCCGTGGCGGAGGAGCATCCCGGCAGCCAGTGCTTCGCGGTGCCGGTCAACGACGTCGAGGGCGGCTACGACTATCCGGAGGTCGTCCGGTTCGAGATCGAGGAGCAGGACCTCCCGTCCTACCAGCGCGCGGCGGACTTCCTGAACATCGGCAACGTGGACATCGTCTCCGTGCAGCACGAGTTCGGGATCTACGGCGGACCCGCCGGCCGCCACCTCCTGGCGCTCCTGCGCGAGCTCCGGATGCCCGTCGTCACGACGCTCCACACGGTCCTCAGCGAGCCGAACGCCGACCAGCGGCGCGTGATGCAGGAGCTGATCGCACGCTCGACCCGCCTCGTGGTCATGGCCGAGCGCGGTCGGCGGATGCTGCAGGAGGTGTACCAGGCGCCTCCGGCCAAGATCGATCTGATCCCGCACGGCATCCCGGACATCCCGTTCGTCGATCCGAACTACTACAAGGACCAGTTCGGCGTCGAGGGGAGGACGGTGCTGCTCACGTTCGGGCTGCTCTCCCCGAACAAGGGGATCGAGCACGTCCTGAACGCGCTGCCGCGGGTGCTCGCGGAGTTCCCCGAGGTGGTCTACGTCGTCGTCGGGGCCACGCACCCGAACGAGCTGCGCGAGCAGGGCGAAGCCTACCGCCTCGGCCTCGAGCGCCTCGCGAAGAAGAACCGGGTGGACCGCAACGTCATCTTCTACAACCGGTTCGTGGAGCTCGAGGAGCTGAAGGAGTTCATCGGCGCCGCGGACCTGTACGTCACGCCGTATCTCAACGAGGCGCAGATCACCTCGGGCACCCTGGCGTACGCGTTCGGCGCCGGCAAGGCCGTGATCTCCACCCCGTACTGGCACGCCGCGGAGCTCCTGGCGGACGATCGCGGCGTGCTCGTGCCGTTCGGCGACGACGAGGCCCTGGCGCGGGCGGTGATCGGATTGCTGCGCGAGGACACCCGCCGGCACGCCATGCGCAAGAACGCCTACAAGCTGGGGCGCGAGATGGTCTGGAGCAACACGGCGCGGCTCTACTGGCGCTCCTTCGAGCTGGCGCGACTCCAAAGGGCGGCTCTGTCCCGCAAGTCGTTCGCGACGAAGACGCTCGACCAGCAGCCTCGCGACCTGCCCGAGATGAAGCTGGAGCACCTCTCGCGGATGACCGACTCGACGGGGATGTTCCAGCACGCGATCCTCACCGTGCCGAACTTCTCCGAGGGGTACTGCACGGACGACAACGCCAGGGCCTTCATCCTCGCGGTGCTGCTCGACGAGCTGGAGGAGGACTCGGCGCGCGCGCGGACGCTGGCCACCACGTACGCCGCGTTCCTGAATCACGCGTTCGATCCCGCCACCGGGCGCTTCCACAATCACCTGAGCTTCGACCGCCGCTGGCTGGACGAGAGGGGCTCGGAGGACTGCCACGGCCGGGCGCTCTGGGCCCTGGGCCTCGGGGCGGGGCGGTCGCCCTATCGGAGCTTCCAGGTGATGGCCGGCCAGCTCTTCGCGCAGGCGCTGCCGGCGGTGACGGATTTCACCTCCCCCAGGGCGTGGGCGTTCGCCCTCCTCGGCATTCACGAGTACCTGCGCCGGATGAGCGGGGACCGCCAGGTCCACCAGATCGGCGACGCTCTCATGGTGCGCCTCATGGAGCTGTTCGAGCGCTCGGCGAAGCCGGACTGGCCCTGGTTCGAGGACGACCTGACCTACGACAACGCCAAGCTCGCGCACGCCCTGATCCTGAGCGGGCGCGCCTCCGGCCAGCAGGCGGTCTTCGAGCGGGGCCTCGACGGGCTAAGGTGGCTGGCGGAGGTCCAGACGTCGGAGAACGGCCACTTCCGGCCGATCGGAAGCAACGGGTTCTACCGGCGGGGCGGCCCGCGCGCGCTCTTCGACCAGCAGCCGGTCGAGGCGCAGGCGATGGTGTCGGCCTGCCTCGAGGCGTACCGGGTGACCTCGGACCCCTGGTGGTACGAGCAGGCCCATCGGGCCTTCGACTGGTTCCTCGGCTGGAACGATCTCGGGCTGGAGCTCTACTCCCCGAACACGGGCGGCTGTCGCGACGCGCTGCACGTGGACCGCGTGAACGGCAACCAGGGGGCCGAATCGACGCTCGCCTTCCTGCTCTCGCTCGCCGAGATGCGGATCATGCAGAACGCGGTGACCGTGTTCAACGAGCCGGCTCCTTGA